ATTGTGTGATAAAACTATATAATTGCCATCGAAATAACAAGACAGCAGATACAACAAAAAATAATTGAAAACTTATTTTTTCGCCATTCTATTCGTTCTGTCTTCAGCTTTTTTCACTTCGTCCTTTTCGCTTAAGGGGCCCTCGGTTTTTAATTCTTTGGCTTTTTTATCTGGTGATTGAGCGATTTCCTGTCCCTCTTTCCGGTTGCTTTTTGAAGTATTCATAACGGTAATGTTAAGTGGGCATTAAACAATGTGATATTTGTTTAACCTGAGGATTCCTTAAATGTTTCCGCGAAAATTTGCTTGAAATTTACTTTCTGTGTATCAATTAATTACATCGTTTTGACATCTGTTGTAAAATATTTTTAAGTTTTTTCGTAACAAAGCAATAATGCAACTGTCTTAATGACACTATATAGCCAAGGTACTCTTCCAGGTAAGCTATAAGTATTGTGAGGGCCCGCACCTTAAGGGTTCCGTTAATAAAAAAATCAAAAACAATCTTTAAAAAAAATGGACAATCTAATTGTTAGTCTGTGGTGGGTTATACCCGTCATAGCGTTATTGCTGATGTACAAATTTGTTTTGCGCGTGTTTTGTGGCATGGTTATCGTTCCGGACGACCGTATCGGCCTCGTAATCAAAAAGTTTGCCCTTACCGGCAACAGCCGCCTGCCAGATGGCCGTATCATAGCCACACAAGGCGAGGCCGGTATGCAGGCCAAAGCCTTAGCCCCGGGTTTATACTGGAAAATGTGGCCATGGCAATATACCATTATAATGCAACCCTTTACCATTATTGAGCAAGGTAAACTGGGTCTGGTGAAGGCAAAAGACGGTGCATCCTTTGATACCGGCCGTGTATTGGGTAAACCGGTAGAGTGCGATAAGTTTCAGGATGCTATAGCCTTTTTGGATAATAATGGCCAAAAAGGCCCGCAGGCGGCTTTTCTTACACCAGGTAGCTACCGTATCAATGCCTTTTTGTTTGATATTGAGATGGTGCCGATTACCCAGATCCACGAAAACAAAGTTGGTATCATCACTACGCTTGATGGTGAACCCCTGAACAAAGGCGAGATAGCCGGCGAATCGGTACATGGGCATAAGAACTACCAGGATCCTATCGCGTTCATTAACGCCGGCGGCCGCAAAGGTTTGCAGGAGGATGTGATACTGGCGGGTACCTATTACTTAAACCCATGGTTTGTAAGTGTTGAACAGGTTGATATGATCTATATCCCGATTGGTTATGTAGGTGTGGTAAACTCCTTTGTTGGCCCGGAAGGGAAGGATACCAGCGGCGATAACTTTAAACACGGTAACATAGTTAAACGCAACGAAAAAGGTGTATGGGACGAACCTTTAGACCCCGGTAAGCATCCGGTTAATATTTATACCCATGCTGTTGAAATTGTACCGACAACCAACATCGTACTGAACTGGGCCGATAGTCGTACCGAATCGCACGAGTTGGATAAAAACCTGTGTACAATCACCGTACGGTCAAGCGATGGTTTTACATTCAATTTGGATGTATCGCAGATTATCCACGTGCCACGTAACGAGGCGCCTAAGGTGATTGCAAGGTTTGGTAAAATGAAAAACCTGGTATCGCAGGTGTTGGAGCCAACCATTGCCAACTACTTCCGTAACTCGGCGCAAAAAAGTGATGTGATCGGCTTTTTGGCCAACCGTATCCAAAGGCAAACCGATGCCCGCGAGCATATTGGCCGCGTACTGGAAACCTATAACGTAATAGGTGTAGATACCCTGATAGGCGACATTGTGCCACCAGCAGCACTGATGAAAACCTTAACCGACCGTAAGTTGGCCGAAGAGGAAAAAGTAACCTACGAGATTCAGCGCCACGCGCAAATTGAACGTAAGGAATTTGAAAGCGCCCGTGCCGGTGCCGATATGCAGCCGGAGGTAGTAAAATCAACCCGCCAGGTTGAGATCAACACCCAGATGGCAGCATCAAGGGTTGCCGCATCAAAAGGTGAGGCCGAAGCTAAAACCATCAATGCCAAAGCCGATGCCGAGGTAAGGATTACGATAGCCAAAGCCGACGCCGAAGCCAAAACCGTAAACGCCAAAGCCGATGCCAATGCTACCGAGGTGAACGGTATGGCCGAAGGTGCCAAGATCAAGGCCATAGGTTTATCAGAAGCTGAGGTTACCAAACAAAAAACCGAAGCCATGGGTACCGAACAATACGCCATAGTACGTGTGGCCGAAGCCTTAGCTGCAGCCGGTATCAGGTTAGTACCTGAAATATTGGTGAGTGGTAAAGACGGTGGTAACAACGGCATGATAGACGCCCTGATAGGTACCGAAATGCTTAAAAAACTTCAGATAGAAAATGAAGGTAAAAGCAATACAGGCACCAAAGCCGAATAATTGAAATATCCGGATGCATAGAAATTTGCAGGCAGGTTATGTAATCCCTGCAAATTATGCATCATGGTAAAGGTTTGTGATATGAGATTTTTGAAGGAAGAGTACATGAAATTTCAAAATCCTAAACCTTTATTTAAGAGAGATTAGAGGTTGGAGGTTAGTGATTAGTTGCTGTCTCCGGCTTAAGATAATTGTTCTTTATACCTAAACCTTATTTTAAGAGATCAGAGGTTGGAGATTAGAGGTTGGTTGCTGTGATAGTATCCTGCTTTAGGAACCAGCTGCACTGATATAATTGACGAGGCTTTTAACCTAAACCGATCAATGACGAAGGCACCCGCGAGGGTGCCTTTTGTTGTTTATAAGCTTTACAAAAGTTGTTTAAACAAAAAAGCATCCCAAAGGATGCCTTAATAAATATCAGCAAGAGGCCTCTAACCTCCAATCTCCAACCACTAACGACGTAATTCCTTTACCTCGCTCTTCAATTCTTTGATCTGCTCCTGTGCCTGGCGGTTTTCGAGATAAAAATATATCGCGAAGCCTAAAAAGATCTTTCCTAATACAAAAATGGCGGCGAATACATAACGCCATGATTTATGCAGGCGCATGTGGCTTGAGGCTCCTTCAACTTCAATATATTGATCGGCAGGGGCGGTTTTTTGCTGCCTGTTATAACCGTTGTCTGAAGTGCGGAATTGAACAGGCTTGTTTAACCTTTCCTCGCGGCGGATTAGATCATTGATCTCGTCTTCAATCTTATCCCAGGTTCCCGGCGGCGGAACTATAGCCATGTTCATGGCTACCTTTTCCATATCGGCTTCCAGTTGTTTCAGTGCTTCGTTTACTTCGGGGTATTTGGCTTTCATGTACATCAGCTCACGCACCTCTTCTTCGGTAGCGGCGCCCATTACAAATACCTCAAGTATACCACTATCAATGTAATCTTTCATTGTTCCTCCCGTTTCGGATAATGGTAAAACATTCTTTTAATGTCATCCTAATTTCTTCGTTAGTGCTGCTTAGTTCGGCGGCAATTTGGGCGGTAGTTTTACATTGATAATGGATGGCGTAAAATACCTGTTGTTGCAAGGGATTCATCATGGCAACATATTTATTGTTGGCCGATGGTTGAAAACTTTGCCAGGCTTGCCTGTCGGTTTCATTATCTAACGTTTCAAAAAACTCCGATAGCTTTTTGCGGGCCATCATTTGCAGGCGGCACAGGGCATTAACGCCGGTTTTCAAAAACTCATCAATCTCGTTAGGTACATCGTTAAAAACTGCTACGAGGTACTGCTCGGCAACTGATTGATTTTTTACCACTTCGAAAATGTAACCAAAAAGCTTGGCCGCATAGTTGTTATACAACCTGCTAACGGCTATTAACTTGCTTTGGCTCATTGAGTCCGAAGTTTGCCACTGCGTATTCAAATTGGGGGTCAATTAATTAGTGTAAAGTAAACAATCTATCAAAGATATTAAATATACAACTTTTGCAAAAAGAATTTATACTCTGTTTGGTTGTATTGAGTGTTGTAATCGGCTAAAATACAATGTTGTACGTAAATCAACCTGTTTAGATGCATCTTTTATAAAATAGCTGTAACAAGGCAATAATAACCGTGTCATATAGCTGTATTTACTTATAAAATGCCTATGCAAACAGCCAATGCCACCCCGCATTCTGATTCTTTAACCAACACCGCGCGGCCCGCAAAACTGCTTTATATTGATAATTTAAAGGTAGCGCTTACAGTGTTGGTGATATTGCATCATACTTTTATAACCTATGGCGCGCCGGGCGGTTGGTACTTTACTGATAAAACCACACATACTGCCGCGCTTATCCCAATGACTTTGTTTGTAGCTACCAACCAGTCGTTTTTTATGGGTTTGTTCTTTTTTATATCGGCTTATTTTACAGCTTCGTCTTTACCAAAAAAAGGAGCCGCACGTTTTACTGCCGACAGGTTGAAACGGCTTGGCATCCCGCTGATATTTTACTCGTTTGTCCTGTCGCCGGTGCTGAGTTATATTGTTTACCGGTTTGCAGATGGACATCAGATTACTTACCTGCAGTATCTAAGTGGTTTTGATGGCTGGATTGACTTTGGAGTGTTATGGTTTGTGGCTGCCCTGCTGTTGTTTAGTTTGGTTTTTGTGGTGGTGAATTTACCTGAAAAAAGGAAAATCCATGCGGGCAAAAAGTCGCCAACTGCGTTAAATATCATTCTGTTTGCAGCAGGGTTATCGGTAGTTACTTATTTGGTAAGGATTGTTTTTCCGATAGGTTGGGTGCTTAAACCTGTTGGTTTTCAGTTAGGGCATTTCCCGCAATATATAGCTATGTTTTGGATGGGAGTTGTAGCTTCACGCAATAACTGGTTAAACGGGTTTGAATATAAAACGGGTAAGTTGTTTGCATGGCTTGCTTTATTGATGGTTGTAATGGTGTTCCCGGTATTATTTGTTGTGAAAGAAGTAACACATAGCCCGGTTGAAACTTTTAACGGCCTGGGGCACTGGCAATCATTAATGTATGCCTGTTGGGAGCAGTTAACCGGAATTTTTATTATGGCCGCGTTAGTAATTATCGCCAAACATAAATGGAACGGGCAAACAGCCTTAATGAAAGCCGGTTCGCGGGCAGCTTTCGGGGTATATATTTTTCATCCGCTGTTGGTGATTTCATTATCGGTAATGGCGATAGGATGGCCAATGGACCCGGCCTATAAATTATTGATAGTGGCACCACTGGCTGTAGCATTTAGTTTTTTGCTTGCGTATTTGCTAACCAAATTGCCGGTGATAAATAAAATTATCTGAACCGGTATTGTAACAGTAGCTGTTCGTTAACGTACGCTGTAGTAGCGTTAGTTTGTTTTAATGTGTTGATTTTTAATTATTTAAAACAATGGCACGATATAAGTGTAGTGTATAAAGTTAAGGGTTGAGATTTAACCTGATTTAGTTGATCGATATCGGTGAGATGTTATCGAAATTGCGTTCCGGGGTGAGATACGGGACGCATTTTTTTTGGTTCACCTATTTAGTGGTTCATTAGTTAAGTGGTTCATTAGTTCATTAGTGTGAAGTTTACTGGTTAGGTTGGGGGGATTTGGCAATAGCCGTTTCCATGCCCGATTTTGAAAATAGCTTTTGAACAGCTGGCAGATTAGCATGGTGACGGTTTTACTCACCCCGACTTCGCTACACTGGTCGACCCTCTCTACGGTTGCGCCGTAACGAGGGTTTAGGAAAAAAGGTAAGGGAAAAACAAAAAAAATCCCCTCTTTGCGCGGCAGAGAGGGGTGGCAAGCGAAGCGTAGTCGGGGTGAGTCAACTCGTCGCCTTGAAAATATTTTTAAGGTTTAGCCTTCAAACTATCTGCTTTAGCTTTATCTCTTTTCTTAAAAAATCCGCGCAGCAAAAAGTTATGCTGTGCAGCTTCCAGATCATCATTGAGTTTGATAGATGCAGCCTGCAGGTTATTGATGGCTGATTGCGTTTGTACCGCAGCCTTAGGATCGTTCAACAATACGCCCAGGGCGTTATCGGTAGTGTTTAACTTATTGCTGGCTTTGGTAAGGTTTGCCGTAAGTGTGGCAGCGTTGGCGGCGGTTTGCTGTAATTGTGCGGCTGCCTGTTTTATCTGGCCGAAGGTAGCTGTATCGGTAAGCATTTTATCGGCCAAACCGCCTTTGGTATTCATTTTACGACTAAACTGATCCAGTTGCACCGCCATTAGCGAAGCGCTTTGGGTGGTGGCCTGCAGGTTGCGCATAGCGGCGCGTAGTTGTATGGCCATGATGCTGTCGGCTAACAATGCGCCAACGGTACCTTTGCCTTGCAGTATGCTGTGGCTTAAAGTTTTAAAATCTGTAGTGATGGCCAGCAGGTTTTGGTTATTATCCTGAAGGGTTTTTAGCAGATCATCTGTAGATAGCAGTTTTTCTGATTTTAGCACCGCGCCATCTTCAATAACGGGAGCTTGCGGACTGCCGCCTTCTATTACAATAATCTTATTGC
The sequence above is a segment of the Mucilaginibacter celer genome. Coding sequences within it:
- a CDS encoding MlaD family protein, encoding MDKADNRKSIIVGIFLALGLILFILGVFTLGGQQKAFVKNINLSAVFTDVAGLKKGNAVWFSGVKVGTISNIKFIGPSEVQVYLHVDQATQQYIRSNATVKIGSDGLIGNKIIVIEGGSPQAPVIEDGAVLKSEKLLSTDDLLKTLQDNNQNLLAITTDFKTLSHSILQGKGTVGALLADSIMAIQLRAAMRNLQATTQSASLMAVQLDQFSRKMNTKGGLADKMLTDTATFGQIKQAAAQLQQTAANAATLTANLTKASNKLNTTDNALGVLLNDPKAAVQTQSAINNLQAASIKLNDDLEAAQHNFLLRGFFKKRDKAKADSLKAKP
- a CDS encoding SPFH domain-containing protein translates to MDNLIVSLWWVIPVIALLLMYKFVLRVFCGMVIVPDDRIGLVIKKFALTGNSRLPDGRIIATQGEAGMQAKALAPGLYWKMWPWQYTIIMQPFTIIEQGKLGLVKAKDGASFDTGRVLGKPVECDKFQDAIAFLDNNGQKGPQAAFLTPGSYRINAFLFDIEMVPITQIHENKVGIITTLDGEPLNKGEIAGESVHGHKNYQDPIAFINAGGRKGLQEDVILAGTYYLNPWFVSVEQVDMIYIPIGYVGVVNSFVGPEGKDTSGDNFKHGNIVKRNEKGVWDEPLDPGKHPVNIYTHAVEIVPTTNIVLNWADSRTESHELDKNLCTITVRSSDGFTFNLDVSQIIHVPRNEAPKVIARFGKMKNLVSQVLEPTIANYFRNSAQKSDVIGFLANRIQRQTDAREHIGRVLETYNVIGVDTLIGDIVPPAALMKTLTDRKLAEEEKVTYEIQRHAQIERKEFESARAGADMQPEVVKSTRQVEINTQMAASRVAASKGEAEAKTINAKADAEVRITIAKADAEAKTVNAKADANATEVNGMAEGAKIKAIGLSEAEVTKQKTEAMGTEQYAIVRVAEALAAAGIRLVPEILVSGKDGGNNGMIDALIGTEMLKKLQIENEGKSNTGTKAE
- a CDS encoding acyltransferase family protein, encoding MPMQTANATPHSDSLTNTARPAKLLYIDNLKVALTVLVILHHTFITYGAPGGWYFTDKTTHTAALIPMTLFVATNQSFFMGLFFFISAYFTASSLPKKGAARFTADRLKRLGIPLIFYSFVLSPVLSYIVYRFADGHQITYLQYLSGFDGWIDFGVLWFVAALLLFSLVFVVVNLPEKRKIHAGKKSPTALNIILFAAGLSVVTYLVRIVFPIGWVLKPVGFQLGHFPQYIAMFWMGVVASRNNWLNGFEYKTGKLFAWLALLMVVMVFPVLFVVKEVTHSPVETFNGLGHWQSLMYACWEQLTGIFIMAALVIIAKHKWNGQTALMKAGSRAAFGVYIFHPLLVISLSVMAIGWPMDPAYKLLIVAPLAVAFSFLLAYLLTKLPVINKII